A part of Synergistales bacterium genomic DNA contains:
- the mch gene encoding methenyltetrahydromethanopterin cyclohydrolase, translating to MNTTLNERAAVLVQELIHEAEQLDVAVHRTEAGPVVVDAGVETAGSLEAGRLYAEACMSGLGRVAFVPYVHEGLSMPGVSVTVSRPVRACLASQYAGWQVSGGDYFAMASGPARILRGKEPLLEELGITEEPGVAVLTLESDSLPPAEVTRQLAADCGIPPQTLYLVVAPTKSLAASVQVVARVVETGLHKMHEVGFDIRAVKSGWGTAPLPPVGRNTLQAMGWTNDAVLYGGDVWYAVDCEDSAAEAVLERLPSSAARDFGVPFAELFKRYDGDFYQIDPLLFSPARVTLNNLATGRIFRAGELAVPVLSEEWGL from the coding sequence ATGAACACCACGCTGAATGAACGGGCCGCCGTGCTGGTGCAGGAGCTGATCCACGAAGCCGAACAGCTCGATGTGGCGGTCCACCGTACCGAGGCGGGGCCCGTGGTTGTGGACGCCGGAGTGGAGACCGCCGGTTCCCTGGAGGCGGGACGCCTCTACGCCGAGGCCTGCATGAGCGGACTGGGCAGGGTGGCCTTTGTGCCCTACGTGCATGAGGGGCTCTCCATGCCGGGCGTCTCCGTGACGGTCAGCCGTCCGGTGCGGGCCTGCCTGGCCTCGCAGTACGCCGGATGGCAGGTTAGCGGCGGGGACTATTTCGCCATGGCCTCCGGCCCGGCGCGGATCCTCCGGGGAAAGGAACCGCTGCTGGAGGAGCTGGGAATCACCGAGGAGCCCGGCGTGGCCGTATTGACCCTGGAGAGCGACAGCCTCCCGCCGGCGGAGGTCACCCGGCAGCTGGCGGCGGACTGCGGGATCCCGCCGCAGACGCTCTACCTGGTGGTGGCCCCCACCAAATCGTTGGCGGCCTCTGTCCAGGTGGTCGCCCGGGTGGTGGAAACGGGCCTCCACAAGATGCACGAGGTGGGCTTCGATATCCGGGCCGTCAAGAGCGGCTGGGGGACGGCGCCGCTCCCACCGGTGGGCAGGAACACCCTCCAGGCCATGGGCTGGACCAACGACGCCGTGCTCTACGGCGGCGACGTCTGGTACGCCGTGGACTGCGAGGACAGCGCCGCGGAGGCGGTGCTGGAGCGTCTTCCCTCCTCGGCGGCCAGGGATTTCGGCGTGCCCTTTGCGGAGCTTTTCAAACGCTACGACGGCGACTTCTACCAGATCGATCCGCTGCTGTTCAGCCCGGCGCGGGTGACCCTCAACAACCTCGCCACCGGACGGATCTTCCGGGCCGGCGAGCTTGCGGTCCCGGTGCTCTCCGAGGAATGGGGGCTGTGA